GGATTTTTTTTCACTGTGAGTGGCATTGGGTTGGGGGGGGCACAAAGGAGGCTCAGCCAGTCTCATTATACACATGCTGAACTCCTGACCATAAAGGATTATATTGAATTAATCTCTAAGAGGAGAGCACTCTGGAaaggtccagtcaacgaagcagtggaagtgatgtgccggtgtctggaggctgttggggcctggatgggtgtcaacagactcaaactcaacccggataagaaggagtggctgtgggttttgcctcccaaggacaattccatctgtccttccattaccctgggggggggggaacttttgaccccctcggagagggtccgcaacttgggcgtcctccccgatccacagctcacattagagaaccatctttcagctgtggtgaggggggcgtttgcccaggttcgcctggtgcaccagttgcggccctatctggaccaggactcactgctcacagtcactcatgccctcatcacctcgaggttcgactactgtaatgctctctacatggggctacctttgaaaagtgttcggaaacttcagatcgtgcagaacgcagctgcgagagcagtcatgggcctacctaggtatgcccatgtttcaccaacactccgcagtctgcattggttgccgatcaacttccggtcacaattcaaagtgttggttatgacctttaaagcccttcatggcacgggaccagaatatctccgagaccgcctgctgccgcacgaatcccagcgaccggttaggtcccacagagtgggccttctccgggtcccgtcaactaaacaatgtcggttgacgggccccaggggaagagccttctctgtggcagccccgaccctctggaaccaactacccccggagattagaaccgcccctactctccttgcctttcgtaagctccttaagacccacctgtgtcgtcaggcacggggaactgagacatctcccccgggcatatacaatttatgaatggtatgcgtgtatgtatgtgtgtttagaaaatggggtttttaaatgtttttagtagaaatttagatttgttgcaaattgttttttgttattctgttgtgagccgccccgagtctgcggagagaggcggcatacaaatctaaataaacataaacaaacaaactctgtaAAGCGGGGAGGGGTTGCTGCAGAGAAACATTGCTTGCCAGCTCCTGCACTAAAAGATATTGGCAGGCAGCCCACCCTGGATAAGTGTTCTGTAAGGAGGAGTGGGTCCtgcccaaataataataatggtgatgatgatgatgatgatgatgatactaataataataataataatttattagatttgtatgtcgcccctctgaggactcggagcgccttacaacaataaaacatcatatacaaatccaatgttaaaacagtctttaaaaaaccccttattaaaaacagtcatacaactcaaacacaccatccataaagtcaaaggcagctaagaataaatcagttcctccatgcctggcgacatagatgagttttacaAGAGGCAGtcgtaatctccggggggggggggggggggagctgattccagagggccggagccgccacagagaaggcttttcccctgggtcccgccagacggcattgttttgttgacgggacccagagaaggccaactctgtgggacctaatcggttgctgggatttgtgcggcagcaggcggtcccagaggtattctggtccgatgctatgtagggcttttgTTCTCCTTGTGTGTCTCAACcatccgtaattacagggtaattagtccaggaagacacacaccaaacgataaagggaaaacccaaaagtttttataaacagaaaaacagaaacagctccctttttaaatgtcaaagggattttctggtacacacaaggcacaggttaaatgcagtccaattgctcacccaataactgggaaattgagtccaattctaaagtccagagagtccacacccacaatcctgaacagcaaaaaccacgatcttgacgaaacaatgaatcagataaactgccatgaggctaaaaccaccaggctgcacttttatctgtagcactaattacagcagccccacccaaccacaggtgacctcattttctcttgtaatccttcagttgttgtctcctatgcatcactctacgcatgtgtggatgtgtcattaattcttgttcagaatgcaGGGatcatacagatgactgatctcttcctgggctgtctgccaaactcccctcttccctgtcactcacgcttccttggtcagaggaaacttcgtcggcagattctactgggagcaaaacagacctgcggcatgtggatgtttcccccacatacacctccacattccttggggcaggagctgggccagagctaaccacaacagctttataggtcataaccaacactttgagttgtgactggaaactgatcggcagccagtgcaagctgcagagtgatgacgaaacatggactcgactgctgtaatgctctctacatggggctacctttgaaaagtgtttggaaactccagatcgtgcagaatgcagctgcgagagcaatcatgggctttcccaggtatgcccatgtaacaccaacactccgcagtctgcattggttgccgatcagtttccggtcacaattcaaagtgttggtcatcacctataaagcacttcatggcactggaccagggtatctacgagaccgccttctgccgaatgaatcccagcaactggttaggtcccacagagtgggccttctccgggtcatgtcaacaaaacaatgtcgtttggcggggcccaggtgaagagccttctctgtggcggccccgaccctctggaaccaactacccctggagattagaattgcccccaccctcctcgcctttcgtaaactccttaaaacccacctctgccgtcaggcatgggggaactgagatattctttccccctaggcatttacaatttatgcatggtatgtttgtttgtatgtatgtttggttttacaataagggttttttaactgttttagtattagatttacatgctgttttttattactattgttagccgccccacgtctatggagaggggtggcatacaaatcaaataaataaataaatggccacgattgctctcgcggccgcattctgcacgatctgaagtttccgaacacttttcaaaggtagccccatctagagagtgttgcagtagtcgaacatcgaggtgatgagggcatgagtgactgtgagcaatgactcctggtccagatagggccgcaactggtgcaccaggcaaacctgggcaaacacccccctcgccacagctgaaagatggttctctaatgtgagctgtggatcaaggaggacgcccaagttgtggatcctctccggggggggggtcaataatccccccccccccagagtaatggatggacagatggaattgtccttgggaggcaaaacccacagccactccgtcttatcagggttgagtttgagcctgttgacacccatccagaccccaacagcctccagcacatcccttccactgcttcactgactggacaggggctggagatgtacagctgggtatcatcagcatactgataatagctcaccccatgcccttggatgatctcacccaaatgGTTCTCTGACAAGCAAGTTCTTTGCAAAGGCCTGCATTTTCCAACTTTTTCACCCTGGAGAAAACCTTGACATAatgaaatgaagatgattgaaggtgagaaaacagagagcgatagaaaaaatgtgctctttGTAATGAAGATGGTTGAAGGTGATATaacagctctctgttttctcactttcaatcatctttatttttatttcattagaaagagcacgttttttctatcatatttgttgtttttgtgatggtttcttttcaaataaggctacaaaaatcagtcaagtggacacctgacaaagaatgacccctgTGCTAAATTACTGGTAGGCAGGGGCCTTTttaccttgttttcctcccccaaaactaaggtttgtcttatactctgaaaaatatggtcccccccccccccaaatcgtaCCTTCTTGTGGAGCAGGTGGGAAAAAAGCTACCTTCGACCTACCAATGTCTTTTAAGTTAGTTACGCTGCTTTAATATATTTTAGCAAAATGTTTGGCAAGAGCTCTGGAAAACGCCTTCCATTAATGGTTATTTAAAACTGCATTTAAAATGCAGGGATGATGATTATAAATACCACGTGAAGTGCCTGACTGAAGATCAGAAGTATGGAGGAAAAAATTATGAAGCCAAAGTCCTCAAAGGGGACCTCAAGCAGCAGGAGTGGATTCAGGTGAAGTAGacctaacaataataaaactaaGTATTGTAATATAATGCTATGTGCAGAGTTATATCAATGTATTGCACAAGCTTCAGCATTTTAAGTATAATCCTTTAACAATTCACAATATAAAATTCCATGCGACAATAGGAAATATACAATGCTGTACTGGTGTATTACCCAGCCTCATTagccttttttttcatttgcagaAGGTTCATGAAATAATACAGGAAACTAACATTAATGTCAGAGTTCGTGATATTTTACAACAGATGTATGTGTACGACAATATTCCACGAAAGAAACGCAAATTTCAGGTATGTTCATGAGTTAAGTATTTATGCCTCAAGCCTGACCTGGTATAATAGTAGAAaatttttcctcccacttaggactgtatgactgtaacttgttgcttgtatcctaagatttttattaatatagattgtttcttcattgcttatttgacccctatgaccatcattaagtgctgtaccacatgattcttgacaaatgtatattttcttttatgtacactgagagcatctgcaccaaagataaattccttgtgcgtccattcacacttggccaataaagaattttattctattctgccatggtataagggcagattattATGGTTCCTTAAAGCAAAAGTAACTTCTCTTAAAGTATCCACATAGTTCACTGTTTCTTAGATTATACTGTGGAAAACACATGttttccaaataatttaaaaatcgcgtgaccctattttttaaaaaacttatttaagCTCCAGTGAATTACCCACTTGTGCCTCCCAGTGATCCCATTGCTTAGGCCCTCCCGGACCCACCAGTGAACATCTCAGAGAGGCCACTGCAGGCAACCTCAATATGGTCTGAAGGACATGCGGTTCCACTTTGGCCGCTGGTCACGAGTCCTGTACCCTTGAAGCGCTAAAGACCATGGCAAAAGGTATAGCAGCCTGCTTGGCAAATTCTGTACATTTGGTTGTTTACAGACATTGGAAGAAGTAGTTTTAAGACCATGCAGTGGTGGCCTTCTGCTGATGTACTACTTTTGTCAGAAAATACATTTGTGTTCTGGTTACATAGcagtttaaaaacacacacacacccctccctttCTGCCTAAATAGAACTGGATGGCCAACAGTTTGAAAATCCACAATGCTACTCTACAGGATCAAGTATGGGATATTTTTTCAAAAGCTACAAGTAAGGTAAGCAAAGCAGTTACTGCTGCGTTTGGAATATATTGTGATACACACCTTGGGGGAGTGTGGCGGAATCTTTGGTTGGGAGAAAGCTTGGCTCAGGATGGGGTCACACGAGGTGCTTTGCGACCAGATTGCTTAACTGTGAAATTACTGTCATCAGCTGAGGACTTGTATGTGTACTTGGGTTTCTGTAATCCTGGAAAAGATGAAAGGAAATGAACCTGAAATTTGAGAAGGATTCAAGCTGGGTAAAAATTGTTCTATTTGCCCTTTGAAAATGTATTGATAATCTGATAAGAGAGACAGAATATAAATGGTTGGCaaactttttgttttctctttggtAAATGAAGAACGTGGATCCCGCCACCCTAGCTTCCTTTCTGCAGCCAGATAAGCTTTTCAGAAGCAAAGGCAGAAATTAGTTTTAACAAATCTCAGAAAACTCCCACACAGGGAGGGTAGCTGGGAACTGGTGAGCGGTCTGCAGTTGAAAGTTATGTCAGAAGCCCGTGAAGAAAATCTTTAAAAAGAGTAATGTGAGGAGGGTTCATTTTCAGTACCAAATACTGCTGTGTGAATCAAGCAATCAATACTCTGCCTTTCAAATGCATTGTTTGAAATACTCATTTTAATTTCAGTGAAACTTGTTTCCCTCGAACATTTTTGCTGCTTTGTTATCAGTTGATTTTAAGTGCCCATTTCACGTTGGCATAGtatgttttaaattgttatatAAATTTACATTGTTCCTGTGTttacattttattctttttgctATTTTTCTGTTTTGGAATGGTTTTAGTCGTAATTCATTTAGATATCTTCAGCTATTGAAAAATAGAACTGTAGTGGGAGTAATGAAAATAAATAGACTTCAAATGTACGAatgcaatattagatttgtcatggtGATATATAATCCATTAATTTTTCCAACAGGAGACCCTTGAAACCCAACCtgtaaaaaatgaaattatgccTGTCACAGCGGAAGACAATATCACAGAAACTGAGAaaccaaaacagaaaaaaagtaaaaaggaattaaaagagaagaaaagtatCAGAGAGTTAAAAGCTGAGCAAGAAAATTTGGAATGTTTAAGAAGTGAAAAATCTAGGCCAGACATTCTTGGGGAAGGCAGCATAACAATGCCCCCGAGTAATTATCTGGAGAAGGCAAAGCAAGCGCCTGCCCGATGGGTCCAAGCTTCAAGCAAGGGAAACGGCCGGGAGGCAGAAGGCGGTGAGGCAGAGGTGCCGGTGAAGAAACGCAAGAAGAGCGGCACAAAAGGTGGTCCTCCTCTGTTTCCCAGGCTCTTTTAGAATCCTGCAGCAAAATCCATTTATCTTCCTCCATTAAACAATTATCGGGGAAAGAGAATGGTAGCAGAACTGGAAGAATTTTCATGTGAGGGTGAAATTAacagcctgacactaaggaacaggCTAATTAGACCCAGCAATGGAGAACAATGAGGTGGGACCTGCCGGAAGTGTtccctgggagggggggggggggtttccttgcAAACGTTGCCATATTGAGTAATCAAGTGTTTCTGCAAAGAGAAAAGCAGATTCAGCCACTGGGAAGATTTTAATACAAAAGAGCCTTCCACGGGTTTTTTTTCCTAAATTTCTTGATATTTCTCTCCCTACTCCCTTATAATGCAGAGGAGTCCCCCATTCCCACCAAAAGAACAACCTGCTTTGAAGTGGAAGACAACAAAGATAAACATCAAGGTAACtggcatcattaaaaaaaacaaaaaagatttaCAGGTGTCCTGCCATAAAGGGCTTATCAGCGGCTGGGATTTTGGTATAGAATTTAGTGTTCAAAATGGGCAAAAGGTGGCGGTAGGAAGACACTGGGTTTAAGGTTCCCTTTTGGGTTGCCGGAGGTATTTACTGGAAGAGAGGTGTTGACTCTGTTCCAGGCCAGATTCAGGCCAGGCTGCTGGGGAGAAACTGCCTCACCTGCTTCTACACAGGGGAAGGGACGGAGGGCAGGGGAGGCGAGCGAGGATGTCCTTcggctgcacacacacacacacacacaccccgagcCTCCCTGTGTTGGTACTGCTTTGTTCGGAAGAGACCCGGGTGGTTTGGCCTTACAGAGCAGCAGGGTGGTTTTTAATAAGATGAGACAAATCATGGAAACTAGATTTATTTTTCAagtatgttatttttttaaattaaaacttaCATAGGGTAAGAGTTGCAAAGATTTGTACACCTCCTATTGAAAGTATTGTATGAGTGGCTAACTGAATTGGGGAAAATAACTTTCAGGTTTCATAAGTCAATCTGGAGTCCATGTGGAAACCATTTTTGGATTATAATATCGTATGTGACCTTGCACTACATCCAAAATTTGGGGTTCTTTCAACCTGGAGTCTAGCTTTCAGTGATATGTTCAATGAGGTTTGATTTTCAGTTATCAAGAGGCATCCCCTCTGTGAGGTATCCGCCCCTCCAGGGCTTCGCTTGGCCTCTGCTGGCCTCCAGGCGTAGAAAAACCGGACAGTGAAAACAGCCCCGTTCTCCTGCTCTGCAGCGCCGCGCTGACCTGGATGTCACCTCCGAATCGGAGCCTCAATCAATGTCCTTCTTAACGTTTTAGGCACCAGGCTAGgaaccaggagactgagttctagctCTGCCTTGGGCACAGTGCCAGCTAGGCAACAGAATTCTACCTCTTCTGGAAAAGGAGTTTGCAAAGAAAGCTGGAACTGCCTAGACAGTGTCAGCAGTCAACACTGACGTGAAGCCATGCACATACAGATAAACGCATCAATGAAGTACTGTTTTCAGTGGCAATATTTTAACCCAACCTTGTTATTGCAGAaacttatttgtaaaaaaatactTAGTGCTATGTTTGGTGCTTTTTTGTACTATATTTAAGTCAAAATATAAGCCGCTCACTTAAAATATCTTTTCAAATCAATTTTACAGGTAAATTCAACTGGAAAGGAACAATAAGAGCTGTTTTGAAACAAGCACCCGACAATGAATTATCCATTAAGAAACTAAGGAAAAAGGTGTGTTGCATCACTTTATGAAACAATGCATTTTAGCAGTTTTATTGGTTGacacccttttttaaaaaaacaaaacaaaaaccctgtTTGCAATCGTTTATTTCATGGAATTGAAAATCAAAAGTCCAAACCACATTTTAACAGAGTGATTTTGCAGTATTTGTGATGTGGACTGAACTTTATTACATAAAAATGGCTTGGACTTCATTTTTGAACATTTAATTAGATCTGAAATCACAATTCTGGTACACATGATAGCATTTCTGTTTATTCATGGAAACCATCAAACTACTTTCTGAAATTTGGACATCATATATTTCATTAACAAGTTTTAATAAAAGTGATAGAATTAAATGCTATCAGAAGTTTGAAAAGAAGGCATCTATAGAAGTTAGGCTTTAACAAATCTAGATATGGGGCAGGCACAGATATTGTCTTTTCTTGCTGCTCAGAATTGGTTGTGGGTATTAGTTGGGTTTTGGGTTTTGTCTTCTTTTCCAAGTTCCATTAGGTTGTTTCTAAGTCTGGTACGTGAGCTGTCTAGAATTACTGAAGCAGCCGAGTTCAGAGCCCATCAAGAGGGAAATGTCCCAGGCCTTGTGCAAAACTACCAATCTGCACCCATGATGAGCTTCTCACAATTTCTAAGTTTGTGAGACGATCTAGAAAATTGGCTGAGCTGAAACAGAATCAAATCTTTCAattatcttttcctttccttttttaggTTATAGCTCAGTATTACACAGTTGCGGGTGACCATCAGAAATCTGAAGAAGAAACTCTAGCCCTGTTTAAGAAGAAAATCAGCAGCAATCCTAACTTTAGAGTTTTAAAAGAAAAGGTTAAACTTGTGAAATAATTGTTCTGATTTTGTATATTGTCGGTTTTATTAATAAATAGAACTCCTTTTAACTCTTTGTTAAatggaaacaaacaaaatatagcTGTATTTGATTGtaaattcattttcttttttataacatgaaaaataaagttaaaaacaTTTTGTAAGAGAAAACCTCCATTGAAAtatttctgttattaattgagAGTTAAGTTTTGTGTTTGATTTGTTCTGCAACCTTAATGAATGTTGGCTTTCAAAATTTTCAAGGGCGTAAGAAAATACTTTGAATCAATAAATATGTAAGTGCCACTGAAAGTAATAAGTCTTTCTCCGGGACagttctgtggccatggcttggttGTCATGTGCCTGGATGGGCGtgggcaacttttaagacatTTTCTTAGCATTTAAAAATGCTAAAATAAAGTTCTGGCAATCAGCTGtgtccactttaaaaaaaaactttttaaagcatgTCTGGGCGAATAGGTAGCCTTTTTAACCAGTTCATTCAAACCGGCCAGAACAGGTAGGATTTCACCCCTGTTCTAGGGAAAAGAGTCCCAACTTCCTCTCGGAAAGCCCTTCCCCCGCATGGCCACCTTCCTTGTCTCTCCTCCCCTTGCAGAAGGCCTTGCGGTACAGTCCCCTGCTGGTCACTATGCTTTTTCCTGCTCAACGCTGGTGGTGGAAATTTAGTCCATTATTCCAGAATTCACCTGACCAGTCTGCCcctcttcttgttctttcttgcactccctccctctttctccacctcctcctcctacctaTTAATTCCTTCACTCCTACTCTActacctctctctcctcctcttcctccccttcttcttcctcttccaccctcTTTACCCTTTCCTGAGTTTCTCCCATCCTAGGTCAACTCATAATTAGCAAAAATTTAATGTAATCCAATCCCGAGTCTTTGGAAAAGGgctgcatacaaatataattaataataataataattttctgcaTGGTTGCCGGCTtctttatttacttctttattaAAATCTTATGATTGATATTAACaggccatcacagcccttcttaactggATTTAAGGCTTTTGCAGGATTactcccctattcctttgatgtagcaaaccgcatcatcgcctattaatattaataagacattaataataaagatataggataataaaattaaaatccaatttaaaaagtggaTTTCTTTTTTGTGGccgcaataccggatgtgaccacaggagggcagttttctatcattaacaatgctgaatcaggcatagcagccaaaaataaaaaaaaggcccggcatctggacttggcccacccaccctagggaaggagagggttagggaaggggaggctTAGGGTCCATAGGGAAGGGGAgagttagggttattagggaaggcgaggggcccggcatctggagtTGGCCCACGCACCCTAGGgatggggagggttagggttaaggtgatggcgggacccaggggaagggccttctccgtagcggccctggccctctggaaccaactccccccagagattagaattgcccccaccctccttgcctttcgtaagctactcaaaacccatctctgccgccaggcgtgagggaattaagattccttttccccctaggcctttgcaattttatacagtacatggtatgtttgtatgtatgtatgtttggttgtttaTATTAAGGGGATTTTAATTCGTTCTTAGTATTGGGTtataattgtacactgttttatgactgctgttagccgccccgagtcttcggagagggtcggcatataaatccaataagtaaacgattaaataaacaaagaaatgattaaataaataagtaaataaacatgatgatggTGACGATGATGATCACcacagcccttcttaactggACTTAAGGCTTTTGCAGGattgctcccctattcctttgatgtagcaaacccgcatcatcgcttgttaagaTTAATAAggtattaataataaagatatcggataataaaattaaaatccaatagatttctttttgcctccgcaaaataccggacgtgaccaccggagggcaggtttctatcattaacaatgctgaatcaggaatagaggggtgaatgtgatggcgggaccttctctgtggtggccccggccctctggaaccaactcccgtcagagattagaattgcccccaccctccttgcctttcaggactgctcccccattcctttgatgtagcaaacccgcatcatcgcttgttaatattaataaggcgttaataataaagatatcggataataaaattaaaatccaatagatttctttttgcctccgcaaaataccggacgtgaccaccggagggcaggtttctatcattaacaatgtcgaatcaggcatagcggggtgaatgtgatggcgggaccttctctgtggcggccccggccctctggaaccaactccccccagagattagaattgcccccaccctcctcacctttcaggactgctcccccattcctttcatgtagcaaacccgcatcatcgcttgttaatattaataaggcgttaataataaagatatcggataataaaattaaaatccaatagatttctttttccctccgcaaaataccggacgtgaccaccggagggcaggtttctatcattaacaatgccgaatcaggcatagcggggtgaatgtgatggcgggaccttctctgtggcggccccggccctctggaaccaactccccccagagattagaattgcccccaccctccttgcctttcaggactgctcccccgttCCTTTGATgcagcaaacccgcatcatcgcttgttaatattaataaggcgttaataataaagatatcggataataaaattaaaatccgatagatttctttttgccgcCGCAAAACACAGgacgtgaccaccagagggcaggtttctatcatgaacaatgccgaatcaggcatagcgggatgaatgtgatggcgggaccttctctgtggcggccccggccctctggaaccaactccccccagagattagaattgcccccaccctccttgcctttcaggactgctcccccgttcctttgatgtagccaaaacgcatcatcgcttgttaatattaataaggcgttaataataaagatatcggataataaaattaaaatccgatagatttctttttgcctccgcaaaacaacggacgtgaccaccggagggcaggtttctatcatgaacaatgccgaatcaggcatagcggggtgaatgtgatggcgggaccttctctgtggcggccccggccctctgggaccaactcccccgagagattagaattgcccccacctccttgcctttc
This DNA window, taken from Erythrolamprus reginae isolate rEryReg1 chromosome 7, rEryReg1.hap1, whole genome shotgun sequence, encodes the following:
- the LYAR gene encoding cell growth-regulating nucleolar protein, with the translated sequence MVFFTCSACGEALKKGQAEKHVVACRDCRCLSCMDCGKDFWDDDYKYHVKCLTEDQKYGGKNYEAKVLKGDLKQQEWIQKVHEIIQETNINVRVRDILQQMYVYDNIPRKKRKFQNWMANSLKIHNATLQDQVWDIFSKATSKETLETQPVKNEIMPVTAEDNITETEKPKQKKSKKELKEKKSIRELKAEQENLECLRSEKSRPDILGEGSITMPPSNYLEKAKQAPARWVQASSKGNGREAEGGEAEVPVKKRKKSGTKEESPIPTKRTTCFEVEDNKDKHQGKFNWKGTIRAVLKQAPDNELSIKKLRKKVIAQYYTVAGDHQKSEEETLALFKKKISSNPNFRVLKEKVKLVK